The proteins below are encoded in one region of Tautonia rosea:
- a CDS encoding ROK family protein, whose translation MSALADRPPYYLGIDLGGTNVKSGVVDDDGQPRSSIRIKTHADRGPEAGIATLAEAGRLAVEASGLSWEDIAAVGLGSPGTMDIPAGMLLDPPNLPGWQNLPIRDLLAARLEKPTVLQNDANAAAYGEYWTGAGKGVTSLVLFTLGTGVGGGIVEQGRIIEGSHSHGGECGHLVIQMENGRQCGCGGYGHLEAYASATALVKRALEALELSDEPTVLRKHLAEGKLSARSINEASLAGDSLAALLMRETAHYLAVGAVCMMHTINPDIILFAGGMSNAGPEFMELIREGVKRMAFPLPASRTKIDYATLGEEAGYIGAAGCARMTFGPSKPPSK comes from the coding sequence ATGAGTGCATTGGCCGACCGCCCGCCCTACTATCTGGGGATTGACCTCGGAGGGACGAACGTCAAGAGCGGGGTTGTCGATGACGACGGCCAGCCCCGTTCTTCGATTCGCATCAAAACTCATGCCGATCGGGGACCGGAAGCCGGAATTGCCACTCTGGCCGAGGCCGGACGGCTGGCTGTCGAGGCAAGCGGGTTAAGTTGGGAAGATATTGCGGCAGTAGGGCTGGGATCTCCGGGAACTATGGACATCCCCGCAGGGATGCTCCTTGATCCTCCGAACCTCCCGGGTTGGCAAAATTTACCAATTCGAGACCTTCTCGCTGCCCGGCTTGAAAAGCCGACCGTCCTTCAGAACGATGCAAACGCCGCCGCTTACGGCGAGTACTGGACGGGAGCAGGCAAAGGGGTCACGAGCCTCGTCCTGTTCACACTTGGCACGGGAGTTGGTGGAGGAATCGTCGAGCAAGGCCGGATTATCGAGGGAAGCCATAGCCACGGGGGTGAGTGCGGCCATCTCGTGATCCAAATGGAAAATGGCCGTCAGTGCGGTTGTGGGGGGTATGGCCACCTGGAAGCCTATGCCTCGGCGACGGCCCTGGTCAAACGTGCCCTTGAGGCGCTCGAACTCTCGGACGAACCAACGGTGTTGCGGAAACACCTTGCGGAAGGAAAACTCTCGGCCCGATCGATCAATGAGGCTTCACTTGCAGGAGACTCGCTTGCTGCCTTGCTCATGAGGGAAACCGCGCATTACCTTGCGGTTGGGGCGGTGTGCATGATGCACACAATCAATCCCGATATCATCCTCTTTGCCGGCGGTATGTCGAACGCAGGTCCGGAGTTCATGGAGTTGATTCGAGAGGGGGTCAAGCGAATGGCCTTCCCCTTGCCGGCCTCTCGAACCAAGATCGATTACGCAACTCTCGGAGAAGAAGCAGGTTATATTGGCGCAGCCGGTTGTGCTCGTATGACCTTCGGACCGTCCAAGCCCCCCTCCAAATGA
- the murB gene encoding UDP-N-acetylmuramate dehydrogenase, translating to MQPFDEFPGVVRTSEPLAPLTWFRLGGPADYFARPSSAEEIASLLRACRAADIPWRVLAGGSNVLVRDEGVRGLVIHLESPSFSEVQINGTRLIAGSAVPMTALISQTARAGLAGLETLTGVPGTIGGAIRGNSGGRQGAIGQFVRRATVLEADGQVRTREQDDLIFSYRRSNLDDCVILSAELELELDDPEAVVRRMRSVWIVKKENQPYGHQSAACIFKNPTPEISAGTLIDQAGLSGHRVGGAEISDRHANYIIADPGATVSDVLELIDFAREEVLRQFGYELELQIQIW from the coding sequence ATGCAGCCGTTCGACGAGTTTCCTGGAGTGGTCAGGACCAGCGAGCCGCTGGCTCCACTGACCTGGTTCCGCCTGGGTGGTCCAGCAGATTACTTCGCACGCCCCAGCTCTGCGGAGGAAATCGCTTCACTCCTCCGCGCCTGTCGTGCCGCAGACATACCCTGGCGCGTTCTCGCCGGTGGATCGAATGTTCTCGTTCGGGATGAAGGGGTGCGAGGGCTGGTCATCCATCTTGAAAGCCCGTCGTTTTCCGAAGTTCAGATCAACGGGACTCGGCTGATTGCCGGCTCCGCGGTTCCCATGACCGCACTCATCTCACAAACGGCTCGGGCAGGACTGGCAGGACTGGAAACCCTTACCGGAGTGCCAGGAACGATTGGCGGTGCGATTCGGGGAAACAGTGGTGGCAGGCAGGGTGCAATCGGACAGTTCGTCCGACGCGCAACGGTTCTGGAAGCCGATGGTCAGGTCCGGACCCGCGAACAAGATGATCTGATCTTCTCCTATCGTCGCTCCAACCTGGATGACTGCGTGATTCTCTCCGCCGAGCTAGAGCTCGAGCTAGACGACCCCGAAGCCGTCGTCCGAAGGATGCGGAGCGTCTGGATTGTGAAGAAGGAGAATCAACCGTACGGTCATCAATCTGCAGCTTGTATCTTCAAGAATCCCACCCCAGAGATTTCGGCGGGCACCTTGATTGACCAGGCCGGGCTCTCTGGACATCGTGTCGGTGGGGCAGAGATTTCCGATCGACATGCCAATTACATCATTGCCGACCCGGGCGCAACCGTCTCCGACGTGTTGGAGTTGATCGACTTCGCGCGTGAGGAGGTTCTCCGGCAGTTCGGCTATGAACTCGAACTCCAGATCCAGATCTGGTAA
- a CDS encoding M14 family metallopeptidase — MRSNGLARVVIGLVVIGAGSPVQAQERIGVPQPSQVLGFEPGADFRLAPWTDVVDYFHQVGTASARVQVVEIGQSTQGRPFLAAVISSEDTIADIDRYKSIQRKLALPDPNLSDEAVAELVSQSKTTVLITCTIHSSETASTLMSCTLLHELATRDDPETQAILDETILLLIPSVNPDGVDLVHDWYERSKGTPWEGSGMPWLYHPYAGHDTNRDWFMLNLDETRILTRFLYEEWFPTITWDVHQMGSTGPRLFVPPFFDPVNPNLDPRISQGIFLIGAHMAADLAKAGKKGVATHSMYDNWWNGGNRTVPQRHNMVGILTEAASVKLASPIFQSQSDLRGGSRGFPDHEPRVTFVDPWPGGWWRIADIVEYELIAARALLTLAARYADWFQSNYRAIAIDQMRAGADRPPFAWVVSADQHDPGTAARMVEILHATGIRVHQATEPFEAGGIEYPADSWIFFASQPYRAHLKDMMERQDYPDRIGPDGRPERPYDVAGWTLPLQMGVRVATITESFDAPTELVYHVNLTGGRIEGDSEAADAFYLLNRANDDFSVVFELLASGQTVERIVEPVVIGDRELPAHSLRIPATQEARQVLDSVLPERSSVAVALETPWHHAEPLMVNGPEEGSEVDRVRLELPRIGLYQPWVPSMDEGWTRLVLEQFDIPFETVHNADIAIGDLRHRFDVLVFPSIGRRTLMEGYRPEQTEAAYVGGLEGDGVKSLRRFVDSGGRLVCLDDSSAFAIEVFDLPVKNVLAGVSSNDFYCPGSILSVEYELGIDGSYLTAGMPENGSIYFSNSKGFEMLGETAIGASIACRYASTDLLESGWLLGPEYLEGKAALVDLPHGAGRIVLFGFPAQHRGQPHGSFRPLFNALLGPGTWIDQNH, encoded by the coding sequence ATGCGGTCGAACGGTTTGGCGAGGGTGGTGATCGGGTTGGTCGTGATTGGGGCTGGGTCGCCGGTCCAGGCTCAAGAACGGATCGGTGTTCCTCAACCTTCACAGGTCCTTGGATTCGAGCCGGGAGCTGATTTCCGGCTCGCTCCCTGGACGGACGTGGTGGATTACTTCCATCAGGTCGGGACTGCCTCAGCTCGAGTTCAGGTCGTCGAGATCGGCCAATCAACCCAGGGTCGACCATTTCTGGCGGCCGTGATCTCCTCGGAGGACACCATCGCCGACATCGATCGATACAAATCCATCCAGCGCAAGCTCGCGCTTCCCGATCCGAATCTGTCGGACGAAGCGGTTGCCGAACTGGTGTCACAGAGCAAGACGACGGTCCTGATCACCTGTACGATTCATTCCTCGGAAACTGCTTCAACCTTGATGTCTTGTACCCTCTTACACGAGCTGGCGACCCGGGATGATCCCGAGACGCAGGCAATCCTCGACGAGACGATTCTCCTCCTCATTCCTTCGGTGAACCCGGACGGTGTTGATCTCGTTCATGACTGGTATGAGCGCTCGAAGGGGACACCCTGGGAAGGTTCCGGGATGCCCTGGTTGTATCATCCTTATGCCGGACACGATACGAACCGAGACTGGTTCATGCTCAACCTGGACGAGACGCGCATCTTGACCAGGTTCCTCTATGAGGAGTGGTTTCCGACGATCACCTGGGACGTCCACCAGATGGGATCAACCGGGCCTCGGCTGTTTGTTCCCCCGTTTTTCGATCCGGTGAATCCGAATCTCGACCCCCGGATCAGCCAGGGGATTTTTCTGATCGGGGCTCACATGGCGGCTGACCTGGCAAAGGCTGGGAAGAAAGGAGTGGCTACCCACTCCATGTACGACAACTGGTGGAATGGCGGCAATCGGACCGTTCCCCAGCGGCATAACATGGTTGGCATCCTCACCGAAGCGGCGAGCGTGAAGCTGGCTTCACCGATCTTCCAGAGTCAATCCGATCTGCGAGGCGGAAGCCGAGGCTTTCCGGATCATGAGCCGAGAGTCACGTTCGTCGATCCCTGGCCGGGAGGGTGGTGGCGGATTGCTGACATCGTCGAGTACGAGTTGATCGCCGCCCGAGCCCTTCTGACGTTGGCCGCACGCTATGCAGACTGGTTCCAGTCGAACTACCGAGCCATCGCGATCGACCAGATGAGGGCAGGTGCTGATCGGCCTCCCTTCGCCTGGGTCGTCTCGGCCGATCAGCACGACCCCGGCACCGCGGCGAGGATGGTCGAAATTCTCCACGCCACGGGCATCCGGGTCCATCAGGCGACCGAGCCCTTCGAGGCGGGCGGGATCGAATATCCCGCCGACTCGTGGATCTTCTTCGCCTCCCAGCCCTATCGGGCTCATCTGAAAGACATGATGGAACGTCAGGACTATCCTGATCGGATCGGGCCCGACGGCCGTCCCGAACGCCCTTACGATGTCGCCGGCTGGACGCTGCCCCTGCAAATGGGTGTCAGGGTCGCCACAATTACCGAGTCGTTCGACGCCCCGACTGAGCTGGTCTACCATGTGAATCTCACAGGTGGGAGGATCGAAGGAGACTCCGAGGCCGCTGATGCGTTTTATCTGCTCAACCGGGCTAACGACGATTTCTCAGTGGTGTTCGAACTGCTTGCCAGTGGTCAGACGGTTGAACGGATTGTGGAGCCCGTTGTGATCGGTGATCGGGAGTTGCCGGCTCACTCGCTTCGCATTCCAGCAACCCAGGAGGCTCGGCAAGTCCTTGATTCAGTCCTTCCCGAGCGCTCTTCGGTGGCAGTCGCCCTCGAGACTCCCTGGCATCATGCCGAGCCTCTCATGGTCAATGGCCCTGAGGAAGGATCCGAGGTGGACCGGGTCCGGCTGGAGCTTCCCAGGATCGGCCTCTACCAGCCCTGGGTGCCCAGCATGGACGAGGGGTGGACCCGTCTCGTCCTGGAGCAATTCGACATCCCGTTTGAAACTGTTCACAACGCAGACATCGCGATCGGCGATCTTCGCCATCGGTTTGATGTGTTGGTTTTCCCATCGATCGGCCGCAGGACGTTGATGGAGGGTTATCGACCCGAACAAACCGAGGCTGCCTATGTCGGAGGGCTCGAGGGGGACGGGGTGAAGTCGCTCCGACGATTTGTCGATTCTGGTGGCCGACTGGTCTGCCTCGACGACTCAAGCGCTTTTGCCATCGAGGTCTTCGATCTCCCGGTCAAGAATGTACTCGCCGGGGTCTCCTCGAACGACTTCTACTGTCCCGGATCGATCCTCTCCGTCGAGTATGAGCTTGGAATTGATGGGTCCTACCTGACTGCAGGAATGCCCGAGAATGGTTCCATCTATTTCTCAAATTCAAAGGGTTTCGAGATGCTCGGTGAGACCGCAATCGGTGCCTCGATCGCCTGCCGATACGCCTCGACCGACCTCCTCGAGAGCGGCTGGTTACTCGGTCCTGAGTATCTCGAAGGCAAGGCTGCGCTGGTTGATCTGCCTCATGGAGCGGGGCGAATCGTCCTTTTTGGATTCCCGGCCCAGCATCGAGGACAACCCCATGGCTCGTTCCGGCCCTTGTTCAACGCCCTGCTGGGTCCTGGGACCTGGATCGATCAGAACCATTGA
- a CDS encoding preprotein translocase subunit SecA: MSNRLGPNWLNRAKGIAGPTYPARYGRFAVLIEQINALEPTLEKESDEQIVARSYALRQRARQGDPVNKLLVEAFALVRESAKRTVGMRHYDVQLMGGIAIHHRSIAEMETGEGKTLVCTLPAYLNALSGKGVHVVTVNDYLAHRDAEWNAPIFHKLGLTVGCIQTGQDDSIRRAAYGCDITYGTGKEFGFDFLRDQLKKFQHGDNHRKTFMQAFVQGATTAESSRPVQRVHHYAIIDEADSILIDEARTPLIIGANNQPTQEEASAYFGADEIAATLVRIKDFKYDPLERKAELNAAGRRKVQARAGHSAFSMLTVDQLYEYVERALRAQIAYIRDKDYVVAPNEKGQPDVVIVDEFTGRLMPGRQWQDGLHQAIQAKERLEITLETITAARVTVQEFFKRYGKLSGMTGTARSDASELRRTYKVHVFPVPTNKPSRRTWVKDRVFSTEDEKFQAVAQEIIRLNKTNVPVLVGTRSIEKSEKLSALLNEAKIEHQILNAKNHAIEAQIVAQAGQPGRVTVATNMAGRGTDIKLGDGVAQLGGLHVLGTERHESYRIDRQLAGRSARQGDPGHVQFFLSLQDELIEAFGEKPAKRLRARYANRGELTSNSFRRLFVRAQAKKERQHRKDRRLLMHYEKHRAEMRENMGLNPVLG; encoded by the coding sequence ATGTCGAATCGACTAGGACCCAACTGGCTGAACCGCGCGAAGGGGATCGCCGGGCCGACCTATCCGGCCCGATACGGTCGGTTTGCGGTCTTGATCGAACAAATCAACGCCCTGGAGCCGACGTTGGAGAAAGAGTCGGACGAGCAGATCGTTGCTCGAAGCTATGCGCTCCGCCAGCGGGCCCGCCAGGGGGACCCGGTCAATAAGCTCCTGGTAGAGGCGTTCGCACTGGTTCGAGAGTCGGCCAAGCGGACTGTCGGAATGCGTCATTACGACGTGCAGTTAATGGGTGGGATCGCCATCCATCACCGATCAATTGCCGAGATGGAAACCGGAGAAGGAAAGACCCTCGTCTGCACCTTGCCGGCCTACCTCAATGCACTCAGTGGGAAAGGCGTTCACGTCGTCACCGTCAACGACTACCTCGCCCATCGCGATGCGGAATGGAACGCTCCCATCTTTCATAAGCTTGGCCTCACCGTCGGCTGCATCCAGACCGGCCAGGATGACTCCATTCGTCGAGCCGCTTACGGTTGCGACATTACCTATGGGACCGGCAAGGAATTCGGCTTCGACTTCCTCCGAGACCAGCTCAAGAAATTTCAACACGGCGACAATCACCGCAAGACCTTCATGCAAGCTTTTGTACAGGGGGCAACGACTGCCGAATCCTCTCGTCCGGTGCAGCGAGTCCACCATTACGCGATCATCGACGAAGCCGACAGTATCCTGATTGATGAGGCTCGAACACCGCTCATCATCGGTGCGAACAACCAACCGACTCAGGAAGAGGCCTCGGCCTACTTTGGGGCCGACGAGATTGCAGCGACTCTGGTCCGAATCAAAGATTTTAAATATGATCCTTTAGAGCGTAAGGCGGAACTGAACGCCGCTGGGAGACGAAAGGTTCAGGCCAGAGCCGGCCATTCGGCCTTTTCCATGCTCACGGTCGATCAGCTGTACGAGTACGTCGAACGCGCGTTACGGGCACAAATTGCGTACATCCGAGACAAGGATTATGTGGTCGCTCCAAATGAAAAAGGACAGCCCGACGTCGTGATCGTCGATGAGTTCACCGGCCGTTTGATGCCCGGTCGCCAATGGCAGGATGGGTTGCATCAGGCCATTCAGGCCAAGGAACGCCTCGAAATCACCCTGGAAACCATCACCGCCGCTCGAGTGACCGTTCAGGAGTTCTTCAAGCGATATGGCAAACTTTCGGGGATGACGGGCACGGCTCGGAGCGATGCCTCAGAGTTGCGACGAACGTACAAGGTTCACGTCTTTCCCGTTCCAACGAACAAACCGAGTCGCCGGACCTGGGTCAAGGATCGCGTCTTTTCAACTGAGGACGAAAAATTTCAGGCCGTGGCCCAGGAAATTATTCGCCTCAACAAGACGAACGTTCCGGTTCTCGTGGGAACTCGTTCCATCGAGAAGTCCGAGAAGCTCAGCGCGTTGCTGAACGAGGCGAAGATTGAACATCAGATCCTCAACGCCAAGAACCACGCAATCGAGGCTCAAATCGTTGCGCAAGCCGGTCAGCCTGGCCGGGTCACGGTTGCCACGAACATGGCGGGTCGAGGAACCGACATCAAACTCGGAGACGGGGTCGCTCAGCTGGGCGGGCTTCACGTGCTCGGGACTGAACGTCACGAATCGTACCGGATTGATCGCCAGCTCGCCGGACGATCAGCTCGACAAGGAGATCCTGGTCACGTTCAGTTTTTCCTTTCGCTCCAGGATGAACTGATCGAGGCGTTCGGTGAAAAGCCTGCAAAGCGTTTGAGAGCACGTTACGCAAATCGTGGAGAACTAACCAGCAACAGCTTCCGCCGGCTCTTTGTGCGTGCTCAAGCAAAGAAGGAACGGCAACACCGTAAGGATCGACGCCTTTTGATGCACTACGAAAAACACCGTGCCGAGATGCGGGAGAATATGGGGCTCAATCCTGTGCTCGGCTAA
- a CDS encoding DUF1570 domain-containing protein, whose product MMPFNRLGLRQTRRCWFVQSAMIVLVGSLRSLAGETEVPDREQDRLEKLRERAADAGLPELQLHEGERYVALGSAPDDFMQGALKLCEGLADDFLDHFHARQFKVEAPTDRMTIVALAHHDQFRRFLGTDLPTDVTGIYEIISNYLALYDGRSGSPAGLQAERANSITLFHEATHQLTFNSGLLDRHAEIPLAFLEGLAMYGEVRRPDGKTRIGAVNRERLGVLVGELQRGGSLFPMSDLISSDDLFAQESTVQMAYAQSWLMIYGLMREKRVAERLRTYLEELRLPQPSRPRLEVAKECLGDLEQLDAYFRSLLVRLSRGR is encoded by the coding sequence ATGATGCCATTCAACCGGTTGGGGCTTCGGCAAACACGACGATGCTGGTTCGTTCAGAGTGCAATGATCGTATTGGTCGGCTCATTGCGTTCCCTGGCCGGAGAAACCGAAGTTCCCGATCGTGAACAGGATCGGTTGGAAAAACTCCGCGAGCGAGCGGCTGACGCGGGTTTGCCAGAGCTTCAGCTTCATGAAGGGGAACGGTACGTCGCCCTCGGTTCGGCTCCCGACGATTTCATGCAAGGAGCGCTCAAACTCTGCGAAGGCCTGGCAGACGATTTCCTGGACCATTTTCATGCCAGACAGTTCAAGGTCGAAGCGCCGACAGACAGGATGACTATCGTTGCGCTTGCACATCATGATCAGTTCCGCCGATTTCTAGGAACCGATCTTCCGACCGACGTGACCGGCATCTATGAAATTATTTCGAATTACCTGGCACTCTACGACGGTCGGAGTGGGAGTCCGGCGGGTCTCCAGGCTGAACGAGCGAATTCAATCACCTTGTTCCATGAAGCCACGCATCAGCTCACCTTTAACTCCGGTTTGCTCGATCGTCACGCCGAGATCCCACTGGCATTTCTGGAAGGGCTGGCAATGTATGGTGAAGTTCGACGACCCGATGGGAAAACCAGAATCGGAGCGGTGAATCGCGAGCGACTTGGGGTATTGGTGGGAGAGCTCCAACGGGGCGGATCGCTGTTCCCGATGTCGGACCTGATCAGCTCTGACGATCTCTTCGCCCAGGAATCGACCGTGCAGATGGCGTATGCTCAGTCCTGGCTAATGATTTACGGCTTGATGCGCGAGAAACGAGTGGCTGAACGCTTGCGGACCTACCTGGAGGAACTCCGACTACCTCAACCATCTCGACCCCGCCTTGAGGTGGCCAAGGAGTGTCTGGGTGATCTAGAGCAACTCGACGCGTATTTCCGCAGTCTCCTCGTGCGTCTCAGTCGAGGGAGGTGA
- a CDS encoding cell division protein FtsQ/DivIB, which yields MMLRLATDADEPNHPSAQRASCLSLMVGLLGPRGTHAALVAVVVLGLSLLVVSGMTGKVRAWVHDRPEYHWSAAEIVLDPEPPSWLRSKERGLLAALAEPLRGFEKGSVLDLDLGVVERAFKNLYWVERVRGIQRFYPNRVVVSLDYRRPVAIAPLDLSDQDANPSPRDLLVIDGTGIILDRLPENSDLGRAFSKDLIVLSGLETPPDFAIGHPWPRSDLPEDPSRPDPVAEAAARLARFLVEQAEASGWPETRSGQFIPFRRIHPYQGDSRKLYINHKLPNGQVLWVVWDAAPGSEGSSEPSALEKWEMLRNWIASGGIDRPLEPGALGFTSRGPVWLPPI from the coding sequence ATGATGCTTCGCCTGGCAACGGATGCCGACGAACCGAACCACCCATCTGCTCAAAGGGCTTCCTGCCTCTCGCTGATGGTCGGATTGCTTGGACCGCGGGGAACCCATGCGGCTCTGGTCGCGGTCGTGGTTCTTGGCCTCAGTTTGCTGGTCGTGAGCGGAATGACGGGTAAGGTTCGTGCCTGGGTCCATGATCGACCCGAATATCACTGGTCCGCCGCGGAAATCGTGCTCGATCCCGAGCCGCCTTCGTGGCTTCGATCGAAGGAGAGGGGCCTCCTTGCGGCGCTGGCTGAACCGCTCCGAGGGTTTGAAAAGGGGTCAGTTCTTGATCTGGACCTCGGAGTCGTCGAACGCGCGTTCAAGAACCTCTACTGGGTTGAGCGGGTCCGAGGAATTCAACGCTTCTACCCGAATCGCGTCGTAGTTTCGCTCGATTACCGAAGGCCGGTCGCGATCGCTCCGCTCGACCTGTCTGACCAAGACGCCAATCCCTCGCCTCGCGACCTCCTTGTGATCGATGGAACGGGAATCATCCTCGATCGACTTCCCGAGAATTCGGACCTTGGACGCGCATTCTCAAAAGATCTGATCGTGTTGAGTGGGCTGGAGACTCCTCCGGACTTCGCGATCGGCCACCCGTGGCCACGTTCCGATCTTCCAGAAGACCCTTCTCGGCCCGATCCTGTGGCTGAGGCAGCTGCGAGACTGGCCCGATTTCTCGTGGAACAAGCTGAAGCAAGTGGTTGGCCTGAAACAAGATCGGGACAGTTCATCCCCTTTCGACGGATCCACCCCTACCAGGGTGACTCTCGAAAACTGTACATCAATCACAAATTACCCAATGGCCAGGTCCTCTGGGTTGTTTGGGACGCAGCTCCCGGGTCCGAGGGTTCGAGCGAGCCCTCAGCTCTGGAAAAATGGGAAATGCTGAGAAACTGGATCGCGAGTGGTGGGATCGACCGCCCCCTCGAACCTGGAGCGCTTGGCTTTACCTCGAGAGGCCCTGTTTGGCTTCCCCCAATCTGA
- a CDS encoding alpha/beta hydrolase, whose protein sequence is MRRRNTLGWGLLGLVSLTFTLAASQQPFTERPFPDRVNVHYGNHQRHRLDFWSAGTEEPAPLVIYIHGGGFQGGDKRGVPADLLEECLNSGISVASINYRLSRHAPYPAPMIDGARAVQFLRSMAKDWNIDPERIAASGGSAGAGIALWVGFRDDLRNPESEDPIHHYSSRLSCMAVFGAQTTYDPRVIATIIGGRAHEHPALRPFFGLTEEQLGTDEAHQRYQEASPDTYVTADDPPVLLVYNEPRGPLSPNSPPGRGIHHPNFGTYLASKLRAFGIECLTEHADDLTGRGISPHHQMVRFFCRHFRIDGAEGTSEFE, encoded by the coding sequence ATGAGACGCCGGAATACTCTGGGCTGGGGCCTCCTTGGCCTGGTCTCGTTGACGTTTACACTGGCTGCGTCGCAACAACCGTTTACCGAACGGCCGTTTCCTGATCGGGTCAATGTGCATTACGGAAATCATCAACGCCATCGGCTGGACTTCTGGTCCGCCGGAACTGAGGAACCTGCCCCACTGGTCATCTACATTCATGGCGGCGGATTCCAGGGTGGGGACAAACGAGGGGTTCCTGCCGACTTGCTTGAGGAGTGCCTCAACTCCGGGATCTCGGTTGCCTCGATCAACTACCGACTCTCGAGGCATGCTCCCTATCCCGCGCCCATGATTGATGGTGCACGAGCGGTTCAGTTTCTTCGATCAATGGCGAAGGACTGGAACATCGACCCGGAGCGAATCGCGGCCTCCGGGGGTTCGGCGGGAGCGGGGATCGCGCTTTGGGTCGGATTTCGAGATGATCTCAGGAATCCGGAAAGCGAGGACCCAATCCATCACTACTCCAGTCGGCTCAGTTGCATGGCGGTCTTCGGAGCCCAAACGACGTACGATCCTCGTGTCATTGCAACCATCATCGGCGGCCGGGCTCATGAGCACCCGGCTTTGAGGCCATTTTTCGGTCTCACGGAAGAGCAACTTGGAACCGATGAGGCTCATCAACGCTATCAAGAGGCGTCTCCCGATACCTATGTCACCGCAGACGATCCCCCGGTATTGCTTGTCTATAATGAACCTCGGGGACCACTCTCTCCTAATTCTCCCCCCGGTAGAGGGATTCACCATCCGAATTTCGGCACCTATCTAGCGTCGAAACTTCGTGCCTTCGGTATTGAGTGTCTGACCGAACACGCTGACGACCTGACAGGACGAGGAATATCTCCCCATCATCAGATGGTTCGATTTTTTTGTCGTCATTTTCGGATCGACGGAGCTGAAGGGACCTCGGAGTTCGAATGA